Below is a genomic region from Tepidiforma bonchosmolovskayae.
CGACAAACACTTCGCGGCAGCGCTCGAGGACGCCGGCAAGGAGGGCCGCTTTGTCGCCGAAATGGTAGGAAACCAGCCCGCGGCTGACACCCGCGGCCTTGCTGATTTCGTCAATTGACGCCTCCTGCCACCCTTTCTCCCCCATCACCCGAACGGTTGCGTCGATAATCTGGCGGCGCCGCTCGGCTGTGACACTGGAACGTCCCATCGTTTGGACTCCGAAAGCGGGTACGCGCTAGGGGCCGGTCGCGTCCTGCGACACTCTACCATTTCGCTCGGCGCCTCGAAATTCCCGGGATTTCCGGCCGTTCAGCCAGCCGTGGGGCGGCCCGCCACGTCGCGCCCTTCCTCGACGTCCTCGAGAAAGCGCAGCAGTTCCCTGGCGTAGGTGTGCGGGGCGACGACGGGCAGGCCGTGCCCGGCGCCGCGGACCATCAGGACGCGGGCCGCAGGCAGTTCGTCGGCCATCACCTCTGCGGCGCACCGAACGGGGTCGTCTTCGCCGTATGCAATCAAGACCGACATGGTCAGCCGGCTCCGCAGCACCGGAAGGAGGTCAGGGCGTTCCTTCCGCACGCGGGCGCACCCGACCCAGCCGTCAGCCGAGAGGCGAGCATACCGCTCACGGAGCCCGCGGGCCAGGAACGGGTCCGCCAGGCCGCGCGCCGCCCGCCGGCCGAGCTCGGCCGTGCCAAACTTCCGAACAACCTCAGTCGAGGCATCGAGAGCACGTTCCCGCTGCCAGTAGCGCTCGTCGTAGCGGGGGTGCGCGTAGGCTGCACCTGCGTCGCTGACAGCCAGCGCGGCGAGCCGGCCGGGAGAAGTGACCGCAACCTGGAGCGCAATCATCCCGCCGAAGCTGCAGCCGGCGAGGGCGCAAACCTCCAGCTCGAGGTGGTCGAGCAGGGCAAGCACGTCCCCGGCCAGGGCCTCTGCCGTGTAGGCGTTCAGGTCCTCGGGAGCGGCGCTCCGCCCGTGGCCGCGAAGGTCCGGCATGACGACGAAGTAGCGCCGGGCAAGCTCTTCGGCGACGGGGTGCCACATCCGCAGGTCGCTTGTAAAGCCGTGCAGGAGGACCACCGCCGGCAGCTCAGGGTGGCCGGCGGTTTCGTATGCGAATTCGAGCGCATCGTGGGTGAAGGTCGGCACGGGCTGATGGAACACTGCCGCACGTGCAGGTGCAAGCAGCAATGGCCTGCCCCGTACAATCGCCGGAACGGAGTCGAGGGAGGCCCGCCATGGAACGCACGGTCTACGTGGTCCCGCATACCCACTGGGACCGGGAGTGGTACCAGCCCCACGAACTCTTTCGCTGGCGGCTCGTCAGGATGATCGACGAGCTTATTGAGCATATGGAGCAGGATGCAGCGTTCCGCTGCTTCAACCTGGACGGCCAGAGCATCGTCATCGCCGATTACCTTGAGCTGCGACCCGAGAATGAGGGGCGGCTGCGCGCACTCATCGAGGCTGGCCGCATCGTTATCGGCCCGTGGTGGGTCCAGCCGGACGAATTGCTCCCTTCCGCCGAATCGCATATCCGCAGCTTCCAGCGGGGCATCCGCTTCGCGGAGCGGATGGGCGGGTGCCTCCGGGTCGGGCACTGCGCCGACCAGTTCGGGCACATTGCCCAAATGCCGCAAATTATGCGCCAGCTCGGCCTCACAAGCGCCTGCCTCTGGCGGGGGGTGCCCGATCACGTCCCCGGGTGGAGCTTCTGGTGGGAGGCGCCCGACGGAACGCGCATTCCCGTTCTGTACCTCCGCAACAGTTACTCCAGCGGCTGGCGGCTGCCTGAACAGGTCGACGACTTCCTCGAGCGGGTTCGGCGGCAGGAGCGTGACCTCCGCGAGGGGCTGCCAGCCCTCCTGATGAACGGCACCGACCATTCCCGGATGGAGCCGCACGTCCCGAAGGTGCTGGCCGCGGCGGAGGGCCGCGGCTACCGTTTCGTCCTGGCGACCCTCGCCGAGTATGAGCGTGCCGTCCTCGACGCCGGGATCGACGACGTGGTGCTCCGCGGCGAACTCCGCTCACCGGACCGCTCGAATGTGCTCGTCGGCGTGCTCTCGTCGCGGTTATATCTCAAGCAGCGCGACTTCGAAGTCACCCGCGCGCTCGAGCGGTACGCAGAGCCGCTCGAGCTGCTCGCCCGCCTCCACGGCGGCCCCGATGGGGGGCCGGCTCTGCGCCACGCGTGGCGGCTGGAGCTCGAAAACACGCCCCACGACTCCATCTGCGGCTGCAGCGTCGACCAGGTCCACCGCGAGATGCTGCCCCGGTACGACCGGGCGGAACAGCTCGCGCTGCAGGTCGCCCGCGAGGCGGCCGGGCACCTCCTGCGGCGAATCGAGGTCCCGCCCCAAGGGGGCCTCGGCGTATGGCGGCCGGTCTCGGGCGCCCCGTGCATCATCGAGGCAGATGTCCCTGCGGGGTGGGCGCAGTTCGATGCCCTGCGCCTGCCGGGCGGTGCGGAGGTGCCGTTCACGCTGGATCCCGCTGGCGGCGGAGACGTCCTGGTGCATGAGCAGGTAAGCCCGCGCGGCGCTCTCCGCCACCTGGACTTCCTGCGCGAGCAGCGGTACGACGTCCACGCCATTGAAGCCATGGCGTGGGAGCTCGACGACCGCCACCTGCGCGTGACCACGACCGTCGGGCCGGACATCACCGTCGTTGATGAGGCGGACGTGCGCGAGGCCGTGCGCCGGATTGCCAGCGAAGGACTGGCCGACACCGCCGAGGTGATCGTCCGAACGAGCGCCCGCGCCCGGCTTTCGGCGGTCCTCCCATCCGCTGCGGCGGCCGGGCTGGAGCTGGCGGTGCCTGTCAATTCGGCGATTGCCCGGCCGCGAAGAACACCCTCGGCCCGGCGGCTTCGCAACGACCGGTTCGACCTCCGCCTGTACGGCGCGCGCCTGGCGGTGCATGACCGCGAAACCGGCATGGTGCTCGACCCGGCGTGCATCGTTGTTTCCGAGGGGGACCGGGGAGATGAATACAACGCGGATATCCTCGAGGACGGCGTTGACGAGCCCGCAGCGGTCACGCTCGCCGGGACTGTCAGCACCCCTGCCTGGCAGGAGCTCCGGTACACGCTCACCTTCGACCTGCCGGCACGGCTGGGCCGGGGACGGAAGCGGCGTTCCCGCCGGGAGCGGGTCCTCCAGCCCATCGACGTTGCGGTCCGCCTCTGGCACGGTCTGCCCCTGGTGGAGCTGCGGCTCACGGTCGAGAACCGCGCACGGGACCACCGGCTGCGCGCGCTCGTTCCGCTGCCGTTCGTCCCCGCGTGCGCCGTAACCGACAACCACTTCCACGTCGCCGTTCGTGGCCTCGCACCGGTGCCGTGGAACGGCGTGAGCGCGGAACTCCCGCCCTCCACCTTCCCGCAGAAGACGTTCGCTGCTGCCGAGGGAAATGGGCTGGGTGTGGCGGTGTTCAACCGCGGCCTGCCGGAGGGAGAAATCGTCGACTGGAACGGCAGGAAGGCCCTTGCCCTAACCCTCCTGCGGTGCGTGGGCTGGCTATCGCGACCGGACCTCCGAACCCGGCGCGGGGGCGCCGGCCCAACCGTTGCTACGTTCGACAGCCAGTGCCCCGGGCGGCATTCCTTTGCGTTCGCAATTGCCCCGTACACAGGCGGGTGGCACGACGCCGGCATCGACCGCCTCGCCCGCGCCTGGGCATTTCCCGCAATCGGCTGGGCCACCAACGGCCACGAAGGCCCGCTGCCGCCATTCCTCGCGCTCGTCGGCATCTCAGGCGATGCGACGCTCAGCGCTGCCCACCGGAGCGAGGAGACCGGCCAGCCCCTCATCAGGGTCTACGGCGGGCCGGCGGCCGGACCGGTGACCCTCGAGGCGCCAGCCCTCGCGGGGTGGCAGGCGGCACGGGTCGACCTCCTCGAACGGAATCCCGCCGGGCTCGATGGCCGGGAGGGCAGCTGGCAGCTCGACCTTCGTCCGTGGGAGATTGCGACCATCGCCTTCCGGGAGGGCTGAACGCCCGTAGCCTTCGTCCGCCGTAGCATGCGCGCATGGCCGATGCGCCCGGAGCCGCGGGGTCCCGACGGGCCGCAGTCGGGGGC
It encodes:
- a CDS encoding alpha/beta fold hydrolase; protein product: MPTFTHDALEFAYETAGHPELPAVVLLHGFTSDLRMWHPVAEELARRYFVVMPDLRGHGRSAAPEDLNAYTAEALAGDVLALLDHLELEVCALAGCSFGGMIALQVAVTSPGRLAALAVSDAGAAYAHPRYDERYWQRERALDASTEVVRKFGTAELGRRAARGLADPFLARGLRERYARLSADGWVGCARVRKERPDLLPVLRSRLTMSVLIAYGEDDPVRCAAEVMADELPAARVLMVRGAGHGLPVVAPHTYARELLRFLEDVEEGRDVAGRPTAG
- a CDS encoding glycoside hydrolase family 38 N-terminal domain-containing protein, which encodes MERTVYVVPHTHWDREWYQPHELFRWRLVRMIDELIEHMEQDAAFRCFNLDGQSIVIADYLELRPENEGRLRALIEAGRIVIGPWWVQPDELLPSAESHIRSFQRGIRFAERMGGCLRVGHCADQFGHIAQMPQIMRQLGLTSACLWRGVPDHVPGWSFWWEAPDGTRIPVLYLRNSYSSGWRLPEQVDDFLERVRRQERDLREGLPALLMNGTDHSRMEPHVPKVLAAAEGRGYRFVLATLAEYERAVLDAGIDDVVLRGELRSPDRSNVLVGVLSSRLYLKQRDFEVTRALERYAEPLELLARLHGGPDGGPALRHAWRLELENTPHDSICGCSVDQVHREMLPRYDRAEQLALQVAREAAGHLLRRIEVPPQGGLGVWRPVSGAPCIIEADVPAGWAQFDALRLPGGAEVPFTLDPAGGGDVLVHEQVSPRGALRHLDFLREQRYDVHAIEAMAWELDDRHLRVTTTVGPDITVVDEADVREAVRRIASEGLADTAEVIVRTSARARLSAVLPSAAAAGLELAVPVNSAIARPRRTPSARRLRNDRFDLRLYGARLAVHDRETGMVLDPACIVVSEGDRGDEYNADILEDGVDEPAAVTLAGTVSTPAWQELRYTLTFDLPARLGRGRKRRSRRERVLQPIDVAVRLWHGLPLVELRLTVENRARDHRLRALVPLPFVPACAVTDNHFHVAVRGLAPVPWNGVSAELPPSTFPQKTFAAAEGNGLGVAVFNRGLPEGEIVDWNGRKALALTLLRCVGWLSRPDLRTRRGGAGPTVATFDSQCPGRHSFAFAIAPYTGGWHDAGIDRLARAWAFPAIGWATNGHEGPLPPFLALVGISGDATLSAAHRSEETGQPLIRVYGGPAAGPVTLEAPALAGWQAARVDLLERNPAGLDGREGSWQLDLRPWEIATIAFREG